TCCCGCCGAATTTCGAGCAGGAAGTGCGCGCGGCGATCAAGCGCACCGAGGAAGTGCTGCGCGACTGCGAGAAGCTGCTGGAGCGCAACCGCATCTTCGCCGATCGCATGGCCGGAATCGGCATCCTCACCCAGGAAGTCGCCCTGAGCTACGGTCTTACCGGCCCGCTGCTGCGCGCCACCGGCGTGTCGTACGACGTGCGCAAGGCCGCGCCGTACATGTTCTACGACCGCGTCGACTTCGAGGTCCCGATCGGGACCAAGGGCGACAACTTCGATCGCTTCTCGGTGCGATTCGAGGAGCTCAAGCAGTCGATCCGCATCATCGACCAGGCGTTCGGGCAGATGAAGCCGGGCCGCATCTGCATCGACGATCCTCGCTACGCGCTTCCCGACAAGAAGGACGTGTACGAGAACATCGAAGGCCTGATGAACCATTTCAAGATCATCATCGAGGGCGTGCGCGTGCCGGCCGGCGAGATCTACTTCTCGGGCGAAGGAGCCAACGGCGAACTGGGCTTCTACATCGTCAGCGACGGCAGCGGGCGGCCTTACCGCGTGCGCGTGCGGCCGCCGTGCTGGTACGGAATGGCGGCGCTCGAGGAGATGGTGCGCGGCCACATGGTCTCCGACCTCACGGCGATCTTCGGCCTGGTCAACATGATCGGAGGCGAGTGCGACCGCTAGGCGGTCGCACGTACAACCCATGTCGTCCCACGCCCACGAGCACGTCGCCGACACCGGCCCGGTCAACTTCAGCGCCGCGGCGATGAAGGAGTACGAGGCCATCCTGGCCCGCTATCCGGAGCGCCGCGCGGCGCTGATGCCGGTGCTGTGGCTCGCGCAGCGCGAGTTCGGCTGGATCAGCCCGTCGGCCCAGCATTACGTCTCCGGGCTGATGGACCTCCCGATGGCCTGGGTCGAGGGAGTCGTCAGCTTCTACACGATGTACTGGCGCCGCCCGATGGGCCGCTGCCACGTCGCCGTCTGCACGAACCTGTCGTGCTACCTGCGCGGCGCCGAGGAGATCTACGACGCCGTCTGCGAGCGCACCGGCGTGCGCGCGGGCGAAGTGTCGGCCGACGGCAAGTGGTCGGTCGAGAGGGCCGAGTGCCTCGGCTCCTGCGATACCGCGCCGATGCTGCAGGTCAGCAACGACGGCTACTTCGAGAACCTGACGGTCGAAAGCGTCTTGGCGCTGCTCGACCGGCTCGAGCGCGGCGAGAAGGCGTAGGCGATGTCGGACGCCATCCTCTTCGACTGGGTGATCCCCGGCCTCAAGTCCTTCATCGTGATCTTCATGGTGCTCAACCTCGCGGCGATGCTGCTGTGGATCGAGCGCAAGGGCAGCGCGCTGATCCAGAACCGCGTCGGCGCCAACCGCGCCGCGGTGTTCGGGATCCTCCCGATCAACCTCGGCTTCGTCAATACGCTGATCGCGGACCCGATGAAGCTGTTCACGAAGGAAGAGTTCGTGCCTGCCGGCGCCGACCGCTTCGTGCACGCGATCGCGCCGTTCCTCGCGCTGTTTCCCGCCGTCGTCACGATGGTCGCCGTGCCGTTCGGCGATTCGGTCCAGTTCATGGGCCACACCGTCGAGCTGCAGGCCGTGCGCCTGGACGTCGGCGTGCTCTACATCTCGGCCCTGATGGCGATGGGTGTCTACGGCGTCGCGCTTGCCGGCTGGTCGTCGAACAACCGCTGGGCGCTGCTCGGCAGCATCCGCGGCAGCGCGCAGATGATCAGCTACGAGCTGGCGATGGGCATCGCGCTCGTCAGCATGATTCTTCTCTTCGGCACCCTCGACATGCAGTCGATGGTGCGCCAGCAGGGCGGCCTGTTCCTCGGGGTGCTGCCGAACTGGGGCATTTTCTACCAGCCGGTCGCGTTCCTGATCATCTTCACGGCCGGCATCGCCGAGTCCAAGCGCGTTCCGTTCGACCTTCCCGAGTGCGAATCCGAGCTGATCGCCGGCTACTTCACGGAGTATTCGGGCGGCAAGCAGGCATCGTTCATGCTCTCCGATTTCGCCGAAGGCGTGATGGTTGCGGGTCTCGTCGTCACCATGTTCTTCGGCGGCTGGCAGGTCCCGTATCTTTCGAAAGAGGGTTTCGCGCTTCCCGGGATGCATCCTCTGGCGCTGCCGGCGCTGGCGATCACTTTGATGCAGGTCGGCTCGTTCATGGTGAAAGTCCTGTTCTTCTGCTGGCTGCAGATCCTGATCCGCTGGACCATTCCGCGCTTCCGCTATGACCAGCTCATGCGCCTCGGATGGAAGGGCATGATGCCGACGGCGATCCTCAACCTCATCGTCACCGCCCTGGTGATCCTGTTGCAAGAGGCTCACACGTGAGCCGTGTATGGAGGGGGGGCTCACACGTGAGCCGTGTATTGAGGGGGGGCTCATACGTGAGCCGTGTGTTGAGGGGGGCTCACACGTGAGCCGTTTAATGAGGGGGGCTCACACGTGAGCCCGATGCTGTTCTGGCCGATGGCCACCGCGTCGGTAATCTTCTCGCTGGCGGTGGTCCTCGCCAAGAGCCCCGTGCGAAGCGCGCTGGCCCTCGTCGGCGTGATGAGCCTGCTCGCCGTGTTCTTCGCGTTCCTGCAGGCGCACCTGCTGGCCGCGCTGCAGATCATCGTCTACGCGGGCGCCGTGATGGTTCTCTTCCTGTTCGTGATCACGCTGCTCAACCTCGAGAGCGACCATGGCGTGCGCGAGAAGCCCAAGCTGACGGCCATCGGCTTCGGCGCGGGTGCCGTCGTCGCGGCGGGGCTCGCGTTCGCGCTCGCCGGCATCGTCGCACCGGCGGCCCGCCACGGCGACCTGCCCGACGGCTTCGGCACGACGGTGATGCTCGCGCACCAGATGTTCAGCCGCTACCTCGTCGCGTTCGAGCTGACGTCCGTGCTGCTGCTGGTGGCGGTGGTCGGGGCCGTCGTGCTGGCCAAGCGTACCGCCGAAGAGAACGCGGAGGAGGTGACCGGCGCATGAGCGGCGAAGTCGGCCTCGTCCACTGGCTCGTGCTGAGCGCGATCCTGCTCGCCATCGGCGCCGTCGGCGTCGTCGTGCGCCGCAACGTGCTGATCATCTTCATGTCGGTCGAGCTGATGCTGAACGCGGCCAACCTCGCTTTCGTGGCGGCCGCCCGCAGCCTCGGCACGATGAACGGACAATCGATCGTGTTTTTCGTGATGACGGTCGCTGCCGCCGAAGCCGCGGTGGGCCTGGCGGTGATTCTTGCGCTGTTCCGCAACCGCCAGACAGTGGCAGCCGACGAGATCGCGCTGCTGAAGTGGTAGGCAGAGCCTAAGCGATGCACGCAGAAACGGTTTCGCAGGTGGCGCAGGCCGCGCCCTACCTCCGCTACATCCCGCTGGCGCCTCTACTGGGCGTGTTGTTCCACGTCGCTCTCGGCTACAGGCTCGGACGCACGGCCGTCGGCGTCGTCGCATGCGGATCGGTGCTGGCGAGCTTCGCGATGGCGACCTCGGCCTTCCTTGCCGTTTTCCACGGCCCTGCCGGCCTGGCGGTGGTCGATCCCGTCTATACGTGGCTGTCTTCCGGCAACTTCTCGGCGCAGGTCGCATTCCGTGTCGACGCGCTGTCGTCGGTGATGGTCATGATCGTCACCGGCGTCGGCCTGCTGATCCATGTCTACTCGACCGGCTACATGGGTCACGATGACGACTACGCGCGCTTCTTCGCGTACCTCAACCTGTTCATGGCGGCGATGCTCGTGCTGGTGCTGGCCGACAACCTGCCGCTGATGTTCGTCGGGTGGGAGGGGGTCGGGCTCTGCAGCTACCTGCTGATCGGATTCTGGTACACCGACCCCGCCAAGGCTTCGGCCGGCAAGAAGGCTTTCCTCGTCAACCGCATCGGTGACGCGGGCTTCATTCTCGGTGCGTTCACGATTTTCTGGGCCCTGGCCGATCTCGGTACGCCGTCGCTCGCGTTCGATGCGATCAACTCGGGGGCCGCGCATTTCGCTCCCGGTGTCGCGCTGGCCGCTGCGTTGCTGCTCTTCGTCGGAGCCACCGGAAAGTCGGCGCAGATTCCGCTGTACGTCTGGCTGCCGGACGCGATGGCAGGCCCCACTCCGGTCTCGGCACTGATCCACGCGGCGACGATGGTGACGGCCGGCGTCTACATGGTCGCGCGCCTGCACGGGCTCTTCGAGGCAGCCCCGGCGGCGATGGAGCTGATCGGGGGGATCGGCGCGGCCACGGCGCTGATGGCGGCAACCATCGGTGTCGCACAGACCGACATCAAGAAAGTGCTGGCGTACTCCACCGTTTCGCAGCTCGGCTACATGTTCCTCGCGCTCGGCTGCGGCGCCTTCGGCGCCGGCATCTTCCACGTGATGACGCACGCGTTCTTCAAGGCGCTGATGTTCCTCGGCGCCGGCAGCGTCATCCACGGCCTGCACGAGGAGCAGGACATCCGCCACATGGGCGGAGTGATGGAAAAGATGCCGGTCACGCACGCGACCTTCGCGATCGGCGTTCTGGCCATCTCGGGCGTGCCGGGTCTTGCCGGCTTCTTCTCGAAGGACGAAATCCTCGCCAGCGCGTTTGCGACCGGGCACACGGGCCTGTGGCTGTGCGGCGTCGTCGGCGCGATGGTCACGGCGTTCTACATGACGCGCCTCTACGTGCTGACGTTCCGCGGAGAGTTCCGCGGCAGCCACGAGACCTGGCACCACGCCCACGAGAGCCCGGCGTCGATGACGGTCCCTCTCATCATCCTCGCGGTGCTGTCGGTGGTCGGCGGTTACGTCGGTCTTCCGACGGTGCTCGGTGGCCACGACGCGTTCGCGAACTACCTCGCGCCGTCGGTCGGCCATCACGAGCTCCACATCGGCGAAGGCACCGAGCTTCTGCTGATGGCCGTGTCGGTCGGCGCAGCGTTCCTCGGCATCGGCGTCGCGTGGGTGCTGTATACGCGCGATCCGCGCGCCGACCGCGGACTTGCCCGCTCACTGCGCAGCGTCTACCCGCGCGTGCAGCGCGCTTACGACGTTGATGCGCTCTACGATACCGTCGTCGTGCAGCCGCTGATGCGCGGCAGCGACGCCCTGTGGAAGGACGTCGACGTCGCGATGATCGACGGTGCCGCCAACGGCACCGCGGCCGCGGCGATGGGCTTCGGCGGACTGCTCCGTCGCTGGTCGACCGGCAACGTGCAGCATTACATGCTGACGGTGCTGGTCGGCGTCGCCGTCGTCGTCTTCACGCTGACGCTGGCGAGGGGACTGTGATGACCCGCGGCCTCGTCACGCTGCTCGTGTTCGCGCCTACGGTGGCCGCACTGCTGGTCGCCATGGTGCCGCGTAGCGCCACGAAGCTGATGCAGATCCTCGCCGTCGTGCTGTCGCTGGTCCCGCTGGCGATCACCGGCCAGATCTGGCGCGCGTTCGATGCCGCCAACGGCGATTTCCAGCTCGTCGAGCGATTCGGGTGGCTTCCCGGCATCGGGGCCTCCTATTTCGTCGGCATCGACGGGATCTCGCTGCTGCTGATCGCGCTGACGGTGGTGCTTACCCCGCTCGTACTGCTGTCGTCGATGGATACGGTGCACCAGAAGATCAAGGGCTACCTCGTCTCGATGCTGATCCTCGAGACGACGATGCTCGGCGCGCTGGTCTCGCTCGACCTGCTGCTGTTCTACGTGTTCTGGGAGCTGATGCTGGTGCCGATGTTCCTGATCATCGGCGTCTGGGGCGGCGAGCGCCGCATGTACGCATCGATCAAGTTCCTGCTGTTCACGATGCTTGGTTCCCTGCCGATGCTGGCGGCGATCCTGTACGTGGTCTGGGCGCACACCCAGGCGGCCGGGACGCCGAGCTTCGCGATCACCGACCTGTACGGCACCGCGATGCCGACGACGAACGCGACGCTGTGTTTCCTCGCGTTCTTCCTCGCGTTCGCCGTCAAGGTGCCGATGTTCCCGCTGCACACGTGGCTGCCCGACGCGCACGTCGAGGCGCCCACCGGCGGCTCGGTGATCCTGGCCGGCGTGCTGCTGAAGATGGGCACTTACGGCTTCCTGCGCTTCGTGATCCCGCTGTTCCCGAACGTCATGGCGGCCTCCGCCGGATGGATCGGCGTGCTCGCGGTCATCGGCATCGTCTACGGCGCGCTGGTCGCGATGGTGCAGCCGGACATGAAGAAGCTCGTGGCGTACTCCTCGGTGAGCCACCTCGGCTTCGTGATGCTCGGAATCGTCTCGCTCAATTCGCAGGGCATGGAAGGCGCCGTCTACCAGATGCTCAACCACGGCGTTTCCACCGGCGCCCTGTTCCTCCTCGTCGGTGTCCTCTACGAGCGCCGCCACACGCGCCTGATCTCCGAGTACGGCGGCCTGTGGAAAACGCTGCCGGTCTACGCGACCTGCTTCATGGTGATCATGCTGTCGTCGATCGGCTTGCCCGGCCTCAACGGCTTCGTCGGCGAATTCCTGATCCTGCTCGGCGGCTTCCGTTTCGACCACGCACTGACCGCCGTCGCAGCCAGCGGCGTCGTTCTCGGGGCGGCGTACATGCTGTGGATGTACCAGCGCGTGATGTTCGGCGAGGTCACCAACGAGAAGAACCTCGCGATGAGCGACATGAGCCTGCGCGAGCTCGCCGTCGTTGTGCCTCTCATCGTCCTCGCCGTCGGCATGGGCGTCTATCCGAAGCCGTTCTTCGACATGATGCGGGCGTCGGTGGCCCACACGATCGCGCGGGTGCCGGCCTCGGCGATCGTCGCTGCCGGCCACGGGGTCGAGCTGCCCGGCGGTCTTAGCCTGCGCGGGATGGCCGTGCCTCACGCCGACTCCGGGGAGGCACGCTGAGATGCCGCAGGCACTGAACATCGGATCGATCCTGCCGATCCTGCCGCTGCTCGTCGGCAGCGTGTGGGCGATGCTCGTGCTGGTGGCCGAGATGTTCTCGTCCAGCCGCCGGTTTGCCGGCGTTGCATGGCTGTCGGTGATCGGTCTGGTCGGCGTCGCGGCGCTCGCGCTGCAGCCGGGACCGGCCGGCATCTACGTCGATGCGCTGGCCAACGACACCTACACGAGCTTCTTCACGGTGCTGACCTGCGCGATCGGCATCGGCTCGATGCTGCTGTCGATCGACTACCTGCCGGCCGCCGGCGTCCGCAAGGGTGAATACTACCCGCTGATGTTCTTCGCGGTGCTCGGCGTCATCGTGATGGCCGCCGCGACCGATCTCATCGTGATGTTCGTCGGCCTCGAGACGATGTCGATGGCCGTCTACGTCCTTGCGGGCATCCTTCGCAACGATGTGAGGTCGAACGAGGCTTCGCTCAAGTATTTCCTGCTGGGCGCGTTCGCCTCGGCGCTGCTGCTCTACGGGATTGCGACGCTGTTTGCGATGACGGGCTCGACCAATCTCGCGCAGGTGGCCGCCGCCATTTCGCGCCACGGCGTTGCACCGACCGACCACCTCGTGATGGTGCTCGGGGCAGGGCTCGTGCTGATCGGCCTCGGATTCAAGATCGCGGCCGTTCCCTTCCACCTGTGGGCGCCGGACGTCTACGAAGGCGCGCCTTCGTCGGTCACGGCATTCATGGCCACCGCGGTCAAGGCCGGTGGATTCGCGGCACTGATGCGCACGGCGGTCGTCGCGCTCGGCCCCCTGCACGCCGACCTGCAGATGGTCCTGTGGGCGGCCTCGGCAGTGACGATGACGGTCGGCAACCTCGTCGCGCTGCGCCAGCTGAGCCTCAAGCGCATGCTCGCGTACTCGTCGATCGCCCACACCGGCTACCTGCTGATGGGCGTCGTCGCGTGCACGCCGCAGGCCAGTGCCGCCGTGCTGTTCTACCTCGCGGGATACGCCGCGATGAATCTCGTTGCATTCGGCGTGCTGATCGCGATGGCGCGCGGCCCGCGCGATGGCGACCAGATTGCCGACTACGCAGGACTCGCACAGACCCGCCCGCTGCTGGCTGCCGCGA
This genomic window from Candidatus Binatia bacterium contains:
- a CDS encoding NADH-quinone oxidoreductase subunit M produces the protein MTRGLVTLLVFAPTVAALLVAMVPRSATKLMQILAVVLSLVPLAITGQIWRAFDAANGDFQLVERFGWLPGIGASYFVGIDGISLLLIALTVVLTPLVLLSSMDTVHQKIKGYLVSMLILETTMLGALVSLDLLLFYVFWELMLVPMFLIIGVWGGERRMYASIKFLLFTMLGSLPMLAAILYVVWAHTQAAGTPSFAITDLYGTAMPTTNATLCFLAFFLAFAVKVPMFPLHTWLPDAHVEAPTGGSVILAGVLLKMGTYGFLRFVIPLFPNVMAASAGWIGVLAVIGIVYGALVAMVQPDMKKLVAYSSVSHLGFVMLGIVSLNSQGMEGAVYQMLNHGVSTGALFLLVGVLYERRHTRLISEYGGLWKTLPVYATCFMVIMLSSIGLPGLNGFVGEFLILLGGFRFDHALTAVAASGVVLGAAYMLWMYQRVMFGEVTNEKNLAMSDMSLRELAVVVPLIVLAVGMGVYPKPFFDMMRASVAHTIARVPASAIVAAGHGVELPGGLSLRGMAVPHADSGEAR
- a CDS encoding complex I subunit 1 family protein, with protein sequence MSDAILFDWVIPGLKSFIVIFMVLNLAAMLLWIERKGSALIQNRVGANRAAVFGILPINLGFVNTLIADPMKLFTKEEFVPAGADRFVHAIAPFLALFPAVVTMVAVPFGDSVQFMGHTVELQAVRLDVGVLYISALMAMGVYGVALAGWSSNNRWALLGSIRGSAQMISYELAMGIALVSMILLFGTLDMQSMVRQQGGLFLGVLPNWGIFYQPVAFLIIFTAGIAESKRVPFDLPECESELIAGYFTEYSGGKQASFMLSDFAEGVMVAGLVVTMFFGGWQVPYLSKEGFALPGMHPLALPALAITLMQVGSFMVKVLFFCWLQILIRWTIPRFRYDQLMRLGWKGMMPTAILNLIVTALVILLQEAHT
- a CDS encoding NADH-quinone oxidoreductase subunit N is translated as MPQALNIGSILPILPLLVGSVWAMLVLVAEMFSSSRRFAGVAWLSVIGLVGVAALALQPGPAGIYVDALANDTYTSFFTVLTCAIGIGSMLLSIDYLPAAGVRKGEYYPLMFFAVLGVIVMAAATDLIVMFVGLETMSMAVYVLAGILRNDVRSNEASLKYFLLGAFASALLLYGIATLFAMTGSTNLAQVAAAISRHGVAPTDHLVMVLGAGLVLIGLGFKIAAVPFHLWAPDVYEGAPSSVTAFMATAVKAGGFAALMRTAVVALGPLHADLQMVLWAASAVTMTVGNLVALRQLSLKRMLAYSSIAHTGYLLMGVVACTPQASAAVLFYLAGYAAMNLVAFGVLIAMARGPRDGDQIADYAGLAQTRPLLAAAMTISMLSLTGMPPLVGFVGKLYLFQTALQAGYVGLVVIACFNSVLSAAYYLGVVRTMYFEPPSAAAEVAPATGVYAAFVVGVSTILTVVLGIVPAAVIGAATRAFKGVLLG
- the nuoK gene encoding NADH-quinone oxidoreductase subunit NuoK; amino-acid sequence: MSGEVGLVHWLVLSAILLAIGAVGVVVRRNVLIIFMSVELMLNAANLAFVAAARSLGTMNGQSIVFFVMTVAAAEAAVGLAVILALFRNRQTVAADEIALLKW
- a CDS encoding NAD(P)H-dependent oxidoreductase subunit E, whose translation is MSSHAHEHVADTGPVNFSAAAMKEYEAILARYPERRAALMPVLWLAQREFGWISPSAQHYVSGLMDLPMAWVEGVVSFYTMYWRRPMGRCHVAVCTNLSCYLRGAEEIYDAVCERTGVRAGEVSADGKWSVERAECLGSCDTAPMLQVSNDGYFENLTVESVLALLDRLERGEKA
- the nuoL gene encoding NADH-quinone oxidoreductase subunit L, which produces MHAETVSQVAQAAPYLRYIPLAPLLGVLFHVALGYRLGRTAVGVVACGSVLASFAMATSAFLAVFHGPAGLAVVDPVYTWLSSGNFSAQVAFRVDALSSVMVMIVTGVGLLIHVYSTGYMGHDDDYARFFAYLNLFMAAMLVLVLADNLPLMFVGWEGVGLCSYLLIGFWYTDPAKASAGKKAFLVNRIGDAGFILGAFTIFWALADLGTPSLAFDAINSGAAHFAPGVALAAALLLFVGATGKSAQIPLYVWLPDAMAGPTPVSALIHAATMVTAGVYMVARLHGLFEAAPAAMELIGGIGAATALMAATIGVAQTDIKKVLAYSTVSQLGYMFLALGCGAFGAGIFHVMTHAFFKALMFLGAGSVIHGLHEEQDIRHMGGVMEKMPVTHATFAIGVLAISGVPGLAGFFSKDEILASAFATGHTGLWLCGVVGAMVTAFYMTRLYVLTFRGEFRGSHETWHHAHESPASMTVPLIILAVLSVVGGYVGLPTVLGGHDAFANYLAPSVGHHELHIGEGTELLLMAVSVGAAFLGIGVAWVLYTRDPRADRGLARSLRSVYPRVQRAYDVDALYDTVVVQPLMRGSDALWKDVDVAMIDGAANGTAAAAMGFGGLLRRWSTGNVQHYMLTVLVGVAVVVFTLTLARGL
- a CDS encoding NADH-quinone oxidoreductase subunit D, translated to MAADPLSEIMELQMGPSHPACHGTVKFDLRLDGENIVSMDTTLGYLHRGFEKMCEQGTWTQCIPYTDRLNYASPNINNFIFCDGVERLCGIEAPERAQYIRLILSECSRIADHLTCLGMAVTELGAITAGFYMNEARELFYNLNAHVTGARVTVSYGRIGGLTRDVPPNFEQEVRAAIKRTEEVLRDCEKLLERNRIFADRMAGIGILTQEVALSYGLTGPLLRATGVSYDVRKAAPYMFYDRVDFEVPIGTKGDNFDRFSVRFEELKQSIRIIDQAFGQMKPGRICIDDPRYALPDKKDVYENIEGLMNHFKIIIEGVRVPAGEIYFSGEGANGELGFYIVSDGSGRPYRVRVRPPCWYGMAALEEMVRGHMVSDLTAIFGLVNMIGGECDR
- a CDS encoding NADH-quinone oxidoreductase subunit J, which produces MLFWPMATASVIFSLAVVLAKSPVRSALALVGVMSLLAVFFAFLQAHLLAALQIIVYAGAVMVLFLFVITLLNLESDHGVREKPKLTAIGFGAGAVVAAGLAFALAGIVAPAARHGDLPDGFGTTVMLAHQMFSRYLVAFELTSVLLLVAVVGAVVLAKRTAEENAEEVTGA